A single genomic interval of Siphonobacter curvatus harbors:
- a CDS encoding HlyD family secretion protein, translated as MNLIKVDKIVVKTTQWLGILGLAAVLVWGIIYFLKVQHYEQTNDAQIDAYLSPINAKVGGYIQKIYFRDNQRVSKGDTLVVIEADEFSLKQEAAAAELMSAKAKIAILMANEETQQKNIEVIKAGRMGSQAKLEQQQQEYNRYQKLLENESTTQQKFEQVSTVLKISQAAFAEVQAALIAAESKLNDLKAQRLAIDAEIKTKQALLARQELDVRYTVITAPFAGQLGKKVIQNGQLVQPGQTLGFLTNESEEKWVVANFKETQIGNFKVGQKAEIEVDAFPDEKFFGRIESLAPTTGSRYSLLPPDNATGNFVKVIQRIPIRIQLTDKGQKLSKLSAGMNANVSIIK; from the coding sequence ATGAACCTAATTAAAGTTGACAAAATCGTAGTAAAAACCACTCAGTGGCTAGGGATACTAGGGTTAGCTGCCGTGTTGGTGTGGGGAATCATTTATTTTCTAAAGGTACAACACTACGAGCAAACCAATGACGCACAGATTGATGCGTACCTGTCGCCAATTAATGCCAAGGTGGGTGGTTACATTCAAAAGATTTACTTCAGGGACAATCAAAGAGTCAGCAAAGGCGATACGCTGGTAGTAATTGAAGCTGACGAGTTCAGCTTGAAGCAGGAGGCCGCCGCCGCAGAGCTGATGAGTGCTAAAGCCAAAATAGCCATTCTGATGGCCAATGAAGAAACACAACAAAAAAACATCGAGGTCATCAAAGCGGGCAGGATGGGTTCACAAGCAAAACTTGAGCAGCAGCAGCAGGAGTATAACCGTTATCAGAAGTTATTGGAAAACGAATCCACTACGCAGCAAAAGTTTGAGCAGGTTTCTACAGTGCTCAAAATAAGCCAAGCCGCTTTTGCAGAAGTACAAGCCGCTTTAATAGCTGCTGAATCGAAATTGAATGATCTTAAAGCCCAGCGTTTGGCAATCGATGCTGAAATCAAGACAAAGCAGGCATTACTGGCCAGACAGGAGCTAGACGTTAGATATACCGTCATCACTGCACCTTTTGCTGGTCAATTAGGCAAGAAGGTCATTCAAAACGGACAATTAGTACAGCCTGGACAAACCTTAGGATTCTTAACCAATGAAAGCGAAGAAAAATGGGTGGTGGCCAATTTCAAAGAAACTCAAATCGGGAACTTCAAAGTTGGGCAGAAAGCAGAAATAGAGGTGGACGCCTTCCCGGATGAAAAGTTTTTCGGCAGGATCGAATCGCTCGCTCCAACGACAGGCTCACGCTACTCCCTTTTACCTCCCGATAACGCAACGGGCAATTTCGTAAAGGTCATTCAGCGTATTCCTATACGAATACAATTAACGGACAAGGGCCAGAAGTTGTCTAAACTTTCAGCAGGCATGAATGCTAATGTGTCTATTATAAAGTAG
- a CDS encoding helix-turn-helix domain-containing protein, which translates to MRQQVEQQLPRHQHTKGQLLLVLGGIAYLQTQEKDLYIPSNHYVWIPSHYSHNLMFSAQDVYIINLYFPSEEDRGFYNDLGIYPVSGLLFEMLAFSEKLQGDFYSGSWEYEFLNTLKNLLAKENLKKFLIQLPTTEDIRLNAITKDLRNRLSEPVSLEAIAEKFGLSVRSLTRLFRNGLRISFTQYVKMLRIIRAMELLKDTGLTITEIAYEVGYSNISAFSNTFSQLTNMRPTEFRSMP; encoded by the coding sequence ATGCGTCAACAGGTAGAGCAGCAGCTACCAAGGCACCAACACACGAAGGGACAGCTTTTATTAGTGCTGGGCGGAATCGCTTATCTGCAAACCCAGGAGAAGGATTTATACATTCCTTCTAATCATTACGTATGGATTCCTAGTCACTATTCACACAATTTGATGTTTAGTGCCCAGGATGTGTACATCATTAACCTCTATTTCCCTAGCGAAGAGGATCGTGGGTTTTATAATGATCTTGGTATATATCCCGTAAGTGGCCTCTTATTTGAGATGCTGGCATTTAGCGAAAAATTGCAAGGCGATTTTTATTCCGGTTCTTGGGAGTATGAGTTTTTAAACACGTTAAAAAATCTCCTAGCCAAAGAAAACCTTAAGAAGTTTCTGATTCAGCTTCCAACGACGGAGGATATACGTTTAAATGCTATTACAAAAGATTTGCGAAACCGATTAAGTGAACCCGTTTCGTTAGAAGCTATTGCCGAAAAATTTGGCCTTAGCGTAAGAAGTTTAACTCGTTTATTCCGGAATGGCTTGCGTATATCCTTTACTCAATACGTCAAAATGCTGCGAATTATTCGTGCCATGGAGCTGTTGAAGGATACAGGTCTTACCATTACCGAAATAGCCTATGAGGTAGGCTATTCAAATATTTCAGCGTTTAGTAATACGTTTTCTCAACTGACCAATATGCGACCTACAGAATTCAGGTCTATGCCCTAA
- a CDS encoding TolC family protein, giving the protein MQVRSLMIVGMLVILASPALEAQISDHASVLTLEKIWTIAAASNKQLKLASLRRQESDIRVLEARDKYLPELFVTGDLKLNSTFLLYENGLFSTPQDVPISKYGYGVGYSLNVDLYHGGRNRRAVEIKQEEQRQNQLDFDFQKNNVKYALVAAYYDLYTFLHFKDFIEAEIATEKKQLSTIENLSRNGVVLKSDVLRTSVKLSQLKLSQADLEKKIELAKQRLNLLMGRDGEERLEIPYQEPVLLDTLREFDYSDYLTIALHQSPEYKIVQSDVKLGELNLKQVKASQLPKISLFSNYNYTYPQISFYPYSNNLWGFGQTGLRTSFSLDNLYKSRHSMAHAHNLYEQEKEKSELKKDELISKVKDAYLQLKQALESVATAETSIAQSVESVRVIRNSYLNQESLLTDLLEAENVLLNARFTLIRAQATVKQSHIKLLLITGSL; this is encoded by the coding sequence ATGCAAGTCCGATCATTAATGATAGTAGGAATGCTAGTTATACTAGCATCTCCAGCACTTGAAGCCCAGATCTCCGACCATGCATCCGTATTAACGCTTGAAAAAATCTGGACTATTGCCGCAGCCAGCAATAAACAACTCAAACTGGCTTCCTTAAGACGTCAAGAAAGCGACATCCGTGTTTTAGAAGCCCGAGACAAGTACTTGCCGGAACTCTTCGTTACGGGAGATCTTAAACTCAATTCTACATTTCTTCTTTACGAGAATGGGTTGTTTTCTACGCCTCAGGATGTGCCTATATCTAAGTACGGCTATGGTGTAGGCTATAGTTTGAACGTTGATCTTTATCATGGAGGAAGAAATAGAAGGGCTGTAGAAATAAAGCAAGAGGAACAAAGACAAAATCAACTTGACTTCGATTTCCAGAAAAATAACGTCAAATATGCCTTGGTAGCTGCCTACTATGATTTGTATACCTTCTTGCATTTTAAGGATTTCATTGAGGCTGAAATAGCAACGGAGAAAAAGCAACTAAGCACGATAGAAAATCTTAGCCGGAATGGTGTAGTACTGAAAAGCGACGTATTGAGAACATCGGTTAAACTCTCTCAACTGAAGCTTAGTCAGGCAGACCTAGAGAAAAAAATTGAGCTTGCTAAACAACGGCTGAACCTATTGATGGGGCGTGACGGCGAAGAAAGGCTGGAAATCCCCTATCAGGAACCAGTGTTATTGGATACGTTAAGGGAATTTGACTATTCAGATTACCTTACCATCGCCCTTCATCAATCCCCCGAATACAAAATCGTTCAAAGTGATGTCAAGCTAGGAGAGCTAAATCTTAAACAGGTGAAAGCCAGTCAGCTGCCTAAAATTTCTTTATTCTCCAATTACAACTACACGTATCCCCAGATTTCTTTTTATCCCTATTCAAACAACCTGTGGGGATTTGGACAGACTGGGCTCCGAACGTCATTTTCTCTGGATAATCTCTACAAAAGCAGGCATTCTATGGCCCATGCCCATAACCTGTATGAGCAGGAAAAAGAAAAGTCAGAACTAAAAAAGGATGAGTTAATCAGTAAGGTTAAAGATGCCTATTTGCAATTGAAACAAGCCTTAGAAAGTGTAGCGACGGCAGAAACGAGTATCGCCCAGAGCGTCGAAAGCGTGAGGGTAATCAGAAATAGTTACCTAAACCAGGAATCGTTGCTAACCGACCTACTGGAAGCCGAAAATGTCTTACTCAATGCAAGATTTACCCTCATCAGGGCACAGGCTACGGTTAAACAGAGCCACATCAAATTATTACTTATCACGGGAAGTCTTTAA
- a CDS encoding T9SS type A sorting domain-containing protein: MKKQLLNLVRSVILLVLTVVLYPTSHAQTRIATVKVNKDQKYQKITGFGGFVNSPQFGYNHMDEAEIRKMWGAGSEAGYNIMRIYIPIGKDNWPQSLATAQLAQSLNIKIFASPWSMPAEWKTYNTIASRYQDANGVWQPVYLKPEHYADYANYLNDYVTYLRENGVTLEAISLQNEPDYQVDYAGCIWTPDQMTTFLKSYRSVIKCKVLAPETVGITNNYASAFANAEVLPHFDIFAGHQYGGIQSGLLNVQAQGKEVWMTEYLINWNTNGVSRDFNWSIDGFSFANDLNQALLSNVNAWIHYATKRYYGPLGDGLFGTTAGVMTKRGNILSHYAKYVTGSTRIQNSWNDNTSELRGSSYLSETGDKIVVVVINPSSNTYNLSVDLPFLSNEGKAISTTQTESMVESNVDFLQETNRPKVAIKASSVTTLVFTKSGDFEPSQMTSEVVNYEKLDNKTPTSQAFGTGYKLSGKTFTFLNSSPLFSNNTNATNGYLPLGDKFNRLVFQVESLSSSFNYSSSNTTLYYVNKQGVVNSKNYGSIVFDKRNDFNWVLNISEDVLTDGCRGIIGITSANATSRLTFKFKDVYVALGTERGYKFSGVYSAADSYLMDCLDDITYTSLDFTNVTNIPAQTEWHAAAANKNGLYYVQTSTVSDKTNVINGQSCTKLELIEGGGDFYAPQSFTAVSATFRTTLGGLKMFVLPFEASIPSGVKAYTLEYADSKVIGRVITTGKIPANTPVLVSGSGAYVFEGAGLIASSKQQFTTPSPNHNEQKLALAVEAGITTGIYVGVPIPLGSYYLINTNGVASFSRVTSASQPAIQSFNAYLTPGLPTTAASLELELIDQPLPVSLGRFTAKSVEDGVQLDWITYAEKNNLGFDVQRSENGKTFETIGFVTGNGTSVTEHQYRMTDASPWTGTRYYRLKQLDLDGAYQYSPMRAVQKETLISLRVYPNPVKDLLTIDFNGNKLTGSLVIIDAVGRTVFQSQLDQAEQKVIDVSKLAPGMYHYHTDQFKGKFIK; the protein is encoded by the coding sequence ATGAAAAAACAATTACTTAATCTGGTAAGATCGGTTATCTTACTAGTCTTGACAGTCGTGCTTTATCCAACTAGTCACGCCCAAACGAGAATAGCCACCGTAAAAGTGAACAAAGACCAGAAGTATCAGAAGATTACGGGCTTCGGGGGCTTTGTCAATAGTCCTCAATTTGGTTACAACCACATGGATGAGGCTGAAATACGCAAAATGTGGGGAGCAGGCAGCGAAGCGGGCTACAATATCATGCGGATTTATATACCGATTGGCAAAGATAACTGGCCACAATCGCTGGCAACGGCCCAACTCGCTCAATCCCTGAACATTAAAATCTTTGCTTCGCCCTGGTCGATGCCAGCGGAGTGGAAAACCTACAATACCATTGCTTCCCGCTATCAGGATGCAAACGGAGTCTGGCAACCGGTGTACCTGAAGCCGGAGCATTACGCCGACTACGCCAATTATCTTAATGACTATGTTACGTATCTGCGGGAAAATGGCGTGACGTTGGAAGCTATATCGCTACAGAATGAGCCTGATTATCAGGTGGATTATGCCGGATGTATCTGGACGCCCGATCAGATGACCACCTTCCTTAAAAGTTATAGAAGTGTGATCAAGTGCAAAGTCCTTGCACCCGAGACGGTAGGCATCACGAATAATTACGCCAGTGCTTTCGCCAATGCAGAGGTGTTGCCGCACTTTGATATCTTCGCTGGTCACCAGTACGGGGGGATTCAGTCAGGTCTGCTTAATGTACAGGCTCAGGGAAAAGAGGTTTGGATGACAGAGTATCTCATTAACTGGAACACCAACGGAGTCTCCCGGGATTTCAACTGGTCCATTGACGGCTTTTCGTTTGCTAATGACTTAAATCAGGCCCTGCTTTCCAACGTCAATGCCTGGATTCATTATGCAACCAAGCGGTATTACGGACCGCTGGGCGATGGACTCTTTGGTACGACGGCCGGGGTAATGACCAAACGAGGCAATATTCTTTCGCATTACGCCAAGTATGTGACCGGTTCTACCCGCATTCAAAACAGCTGGAATGATAACACGAGTGAGTTGAGAGGGTCTTCTTACTTATCCGAAACGGGTGATAAAATCGTGGTAGTGGTCATCAACCCGTCTTCGAATACGTATAATCTATCGGTGGATTTACCCTTTCTTTCCAACGAGGGCAAAGCCATCAGTACGACTCAGACGGAAAGTATGGTTGAAAGCAACGTGGATTTTCTCCAGGAAACCAATCGGCCCAAGGTGGCCATCAAAGCCTCCAGTGTAACTACACTCGTTTTTACCAAGAGCGGAGATTTCGAACCCTCTCAAATGACCAGTGAGGTGGTGAATTACGAGAAACTCGACAATAAAACCCCAACCTCGCAAGCCTTTGGTACCGGATATAAGCTTAGTGGCAAGACCTTTACGTTCCTGAATTCATCCCCGTTGTTTAGTAACAATACCAACGCTACTAATGGGTATTTGCCCCTGGGAGATAAGTTTAATCGGTTGGTATTTCAGGTGGAAAGCCTTTCCTCCAGCTTTAACTATTCTTCAAGTAATACTACGCTTTATTACGTAAACAAGCAGGGAGTCGTAAATTCCAAAAATTACGGCAGCATTGTTTTTGACAAAAGAAACGATTTCAACTGGGTGCTGAATATTTCCGAGGATGTACTGACCGATGGTTGTAGGGGTATCATTGGGATTACTAGTGCTAACGCAACCTCCCGTCTGACCTTCAAATTCAAAGACGTATACGTGGCCTTGGGTACTGAGCGGGGCTACAAGTTCTCGGGCGTGTACAGTGCAGCAGATAGTTACTTGATGGATTGCCTGGATGACATTACGTACACGTCGCTTGACTTTACGAATGTTACCAACATACCGGCTCAAACTGAATGGCACGCGGCAGCGGCTAATAAGAATGGTCTGTATTACGTGCAAACCAGTACCGTCAGTGACAAAACCAACGTAATCAACGGACAAAGTTGTACGAAACTTGAACTCATCGAGGGAGGAGGCGATTTCTATGCTCCTCAAAGCTTTACTGCGGTTTCGGCAACGTTCCGTACTACGCTAGGTGGGCTAAAAATGTTCGTTCTACCGTTTGAAGCTAGTATCCCGAGTGGTGTCAAGGCGTATACACTCGAATATGCTGATTCGAAAGTAATCGGGAGAGTGATAACTACTGGAAAAATTCCTGCGAATACCCCCGTCTTGGTGAGTGGAAGCGGAGCTTATGTATTTGAAGGAGCAGGATTAATTGCTTCTTCCAAGCAACAGTTTACTACTCCATCGCCCAACCATAACGAACAAAAGCTAGCCCTTGCGGTAGAGGCAGGAATAACTACGGGCATATACGTCGGAGTCCCGATTCCATTGGGCAGCTATTACCTGATCAATACCAATGGCGTGGCATCATTCAGCCGGGTTACCAGTGCTTCTCAACCAGCCATCCAATCCTTTAATGCGTACCTGACTCCTGGTTTGCCGACTACGGCAGCAAGTTTAGAGCTGGAATTGATCGATCAGCCCCTGCCCGTTAGTCTGGGAAGATTTACGGCCAAATCGGTTGAGGATGGTGTACAACTCGATTGGATTACTTATGCTGAAAAGAATAACCTTGGCTTCGATGTACAAAGAAGTGAAAATGGAAAAACGTTCGAAACCATTGGCTTTGTCACTGGAAACGGCACAAGCGTAACCGAGCATCAGTATCGCATGACGGACGCTTCGCCCTGGACCGGTACCCGTTATTACCGACTCAAGCAACTGGATCTGGACGGAGCCTATCAGTATTCTCCCATGCGAGCGGTGCAAAAGGAAACGCTGATTTCCTTACGCGTGTATCCTAATCCGGTAAAGGATTTGCTGACCATTGATTTTAATGGTAATAAGTTAACCGGATCATTGGTCATTATCGACGCCGTAGGCCGAACCGTTTTTCAGTCCCAATTAGATCAGGCCGAACAAAAGGTAATTGACGTATCAAAACTAGCTCCGGGTATGTATCACTACCACACGGATCAGTTCAAAGGAAAGTTCATAAAATAA
- a CDS encoding sulfite exporter TauE/SafE family protein, with translation MSDYLLLFVVGLVAGAINAAAGGGSFITFPAFIYVGVPPIQANASSTVALFPGSLTSAWKFKEYIRPFPGVSMLAMILLTFLGGCSGALLLLYTPANNFNQVVPWLLLIGSLAFAFGRQTGNWLRARVHISAVVVLLGQFLLGIYGGYFGGAVGIMMMAVWSLFGLSDIKVINANKTLFVSIANAIAVLLFIMAGKVYWLPTSIMLVATSAGGYWGALYTKRLDPEKLRTGIIVFNFLITAAFFVKIYLG, from the coding sequence ATGAGTGACTATCTGCTTCTGTTTGTTGTCGGTCTTGTAGCGGGGGCCATTAATGCGGCGGCAGGCGGCGGCTCCTTTATTACCTTTCCTGCCTTCATCTACGTGGGTGTACCGCCTATTCAGGCCAATGCTTCCAGTACCGTAGCCTTATTTCCGGGTAGCTTAACCAGTGCCTGGAAATTCAAAGAATACATCCGTCCCTTCCCCGGGGTTTCGATGCTGGCCATGATCCTGTTGACCTTTTTAGGCGGGTGTAGCGGGGCCTTACTGCTACTATATACGCCAGCTAATAATTTCAATCAGGTAGTACCTTGGTTACTGCTAATCGGCTCGTTAGCGTTTGCCTTTGGCCGACAAACGGGTAACTGGTTACGAGCCCGCGTTCACATTAGTGCGGTAGTCGTTTTATTGGGTCAGTTTCTACTAGGTATCTACGGTGGCTACTTTGGCGGGGCGGTCGGAATTATGATGATGGCAGTGTGGTCCTTATTCGGCCTGTCAGACATCAAAGTCATTAATGCCAATAAAACCTTGTTTGTAAGCATTGCTAACGCTATTGCCGTTCTACTGTTTATTATGGCAGGTAAAGTATACTGGCTGCCAACCAGTATCATGCTCGTGGCTACTTCGGCAGGCGGCTACTGGGGGGCTCTTTATACGAAACGATTAGATCCTGAAAAGTTGCGAACCGGAATTATCGTCTTTAACTTTTTGATCACGGCTGCTTTCTTCGTCAAAATCTACCTGGGTTAA